From one Streptomyces mobaraensis genomic stretch:
- a CDS encoding type II secretion system F family protein, with protein MTGTGGEGVPTLGPALGPALVLAAVLAVVAAGAVTALRTSHRRNAARRRPARLFATATPDGGPRGPSRLRSWMTRPVVTRRVLPAMAAGGAGLVLVDGAGGGAVGVAAAGAAWWWCGRAARAAAVRAVLPVDDVLRQLPLAADLLAACLAAGAGPGEAAEAVGGSLGGPVGERLARSAAEVRLGGDPAVAWGRLGELPGARGLALSLERAQATGVPAVDTMARLAGRLRAARGRTAAAGARRAGVLATAPLGLCFLPAFLAVGVVPMVIGLASGLLTGR; from the coding sequence ATGACCGGGACGGGGGGAGAGGGAGTCCCGACGCTCGGACCGGCACTGGGGCCGGCGCTCGTGCTGGCCGCCGTCCTGGCGGTTGTCGCGGCCGGCGCGGTGACGGCACTGCGCACGTCACACCGGCGGAACGCCGCCCGACGGCGCCCGGCACGGCTCTTCGCCACCGCCACCCCGGACGGCGGCCCTCGCGGGCCCTCCCGGCTCCGATCGTGGATGACGAGGCCGGTCGTCACCCGAAGGGTGCTGCCGGCGATGGCGGCGGGTGGCGCGGGGCTCGTCCTGGTGGACGGCGCCGGGGGCGGGGCGGTCGGCGTGGCCGCCGCCGGCGCGGCCTGGTGGTGGTGCGGCAGGGCGGCGCGCGCTGCCGCGGTGCGCGCGGTTCTTCCGGTGGACGACGTGCTCCGCCAACTGCCCCTGGCGGCGGATCTGCTGGCGGCGTGCCTTGCCGCCGGGGCCGGACCGGGGGAGGCGGCCGAAGCGGTCGGCGGCTCGCTCGGCGGCCCGGTCGGCGAACGGCTGGCCCGCTCCGCCGCGGAGGTACGCCTCGGCGGGGACCCGGCGGTCGCCTGGGGACGGCTCGGTGAACTGCCGGGTGCCCGGGGGCTGGCCCTGAGTCTGGAACGGGCGCAGGCGACGGGAGTTCCGGCGGTGGACACGATGGCGCGGCTGGCCGGCCGTCTGCGGGCCGCCCGGGGCCGTACGGCGGCGGCCGGGGCGAGACGCGCCGGCGTGCTGGCCACGGCTCCCCTGGGGCTGTGCTTCCTGCCGGCCTTCCTGGCGGTCGGAGTGGTGCCCATGGTGATCGGTCTGGCGAGCGGGTTGCTGACAGGCCGGTGA
- the bldG gene encoding anti-sigma factor antagonist BldG has translation MDLSLSTRTVGDRTVVEVGGEIDVYTAPKLREQLVELVNDGSYHLVVDMERVDFLDSTGLGVLVGGLKRVRAHEGSLRLVCNQERILKIFRITGLTKVFPIHTSVDDAVSATD, from the coding sequence GTGGACCTGTCCCTGTCGACCCGGACCGTTGGCGACCGTACGGTTGTCGAGGTGGGTGGCGAGATTGATGTGTACACCGCGCCCAAGCTGCGGGAGCAGCTGGTCGAGCTTGTCAACGACGGCAGCTACCACCTCGTCGTGGACATGGAGCGGGTCGACTTCCTCGACTCGACCGGTCTCGGCGTGCTGGTCGGCGGCCTGAAGCGAGTGCGGGCGCACGAGGGCTCGCTGCGCCTGGTCTGCAACCAGGAGCGCATTCTCAAGATTTTCCGTATCACCGGTCTGACCAAGGTGTTCCCGATCCACACCTCGGTCGACGACGCGGTGTCGGCGACCGACTGA
- a CDS encoding TadA family conjugal transfer-associated ATPase gives MSTALLDAVRLRLAGTGAEPTPARVAEALRQEGRLLGDTEVLGIATRLRSELVGTGPLEPLLAEPDVTDVLVTAPDRVWVDRGAGLRRADVSFPDATAVRRLAQRLAAVAGRRLDDARPWVDARLPDGTRLHAVLPPVAVGSTCLSLRVVRPRAFTLGELAAAGTLPPSGQWLLRAVLDARLSFVISGGTGSGKTTLLSSLLGLVAPDERIVLAEDSAELRPDHPHVVRLESRPANQEGTGRVTLRDLVRQALRMRPDRLVVGEVRGPEVTDLLAALNTGHEGGCGTVHANAAADVPARLEALGSTAGLDRAALHSQLAAALSVVIHLVRGRDGRRRVAEVHVLDRDPAGFVTTVPAALWGPDGFRRATGWDRLMALCGRGGYVPDHAGVRPGADGVLS, from the coding sequence ATGAGCACCGCACTGCTGGACGCCGTACGGCTGCGACTGGCCGGCACGGGCGCCGAGCCCACACCCGCCCGGGTCGCCGAGGCCCTGCGCCAGGAGGGCCGGCTCCTCGGCGACACGGAAGTGCTGGGCATCGCCACCCGGCTGCGCTCCGAACTCGTCGGAACCGGACCACTGGAGCCGCTCCTCGCCGAACCGGACGTCACCGACGTCCTCGTCACCGCCCCCGACCGGGTCTGGGTGGACCGCGGCGCCGGACTGCGCCGGGCCGACGTCTCCTTCCCCGACGCCACCGCCGTCCGACGGCTCGCGCAGCGCCTCGCCGCCGTCGCCGGCCGGCGGCTGGACGACGCCCGGCCCTGGGTGGACGCGCGGCTGCCCGACGGCACCCGGCTGCACGCCGTCCTTCCCCCGGTGGCCGTCGGCTCCACCTGCCTCTCCCTGCGCGTCGTGCGCCCCCGGGCCTTCACCTTGGGCGAACTGGCCGCGGCCGGCACGCTGCCGCCCAGTGGCCAGTGGCTCCTCCGGGCCGTGCTGGACGCCCGCCTCTCCTTCGTGATCAGTGGCGGCACGGGGTCGGGAAAGACCACCCTGCTCTCGAGCCTGCTGGGGCTGGTCGCGCCGGACGAACGGATCGTCCTCGCCGAGGACTCGGCCGAGCTCCGGCCCGACCACCCGCACGTGGTCCGGCTGGAGAGCCGGCCCGCCAACCAGGAAGGCACCGGGCGGGTGACCTTGCGGGATCTGGTGCGGCAGGCACTGCGCATGCGACCGGACCGGCTCGTCGTGGGCGAGGTGCGCGGCCCGGAGGTCACCGACCTCCTGGCGGCGCTCAACACGGGCCACGAGGGCGGATGCGGCACGGTCCACGCCAACGCCGCGGCGGACGTTCCCGCCCGGCTGGAGGCACTCGGGTCCACGGCGGGGCTGGACCGGGCGGCGCTGCACAGCCAGTTGGCCGCGGCGCTGTCGGTGGTGATCCATCTGGTGCGGGGCCGTGACGGCCGCCGCAGGGTCGCCGAGGTGCATGTCCTGGACCGGGATCCGGCCGGATTCGTGACGACCGTACCGGCCGCGCTGTGGGGACCGGACGGATTCCGACGGGCCACGGGATGGGACCGGTTGATGGCGCTGTGCGGACGCGGCGGATACGTACCGGATCACGCCGGTGTCCGGCCGGGAGCGGACGGAGTGCTGTCATGA
- a CDS encoding TadE family type IV pilus minor pilin, translating into MRRSDGGQVTAEAALVLPALVLVGTALMWGLVAASAQLQCVDAARAGARAAARSEPGPAVVAAARSAAPAGARVALTREGDLVRVRVEARAAGPGPLAVRLDGEAVALAEETVG; encoded by the coding sequence ATGCGGCGTTCTGACGGGGGTCAGGTCACCGCGGAGGCCGCGCTGGTGCTGCCGGCGCTGGTGCTGGTCGGAACGGCTCTCATGTGGGGGCTGGTGGCCGCATCGGCGCAGCTCCAGTGCGTGGACGCCGCGCGGGCCGGGGCCCGTGCGGCGGCCCGGTCCGAACCCGGTCCCGCAGTGGTCGCCGCCGCGCGGTCGGCGGCGCCCGCCGGCGCCCGGGTGGCGCTGACGAGGGAAGGAGACCTGGTGAGAGTGCGGGTGGAGGCCCGGGCGGCCGGTCCGGGTCCGCTCGCGGTCCGGCTCGACGGAGAGGCGGTGGCCCTTGCGGAGGAGACGGTGGGCTGA
- a CDS encoding sodium-translocating pyrophosphatase translates to MAGPFTPEQVVFTQNLAVELTGGNRVLVIVIAAVALAALVVAVVLVRQVLAAGEGTENMKRIAAAVQEGANAYLARQLRTLSAFAVIVFFLLMLLPADNWSQRLGRSAFFLVGALFSAATGYIGMWLAVRSNVRVAAAAREAALSAAAPPAGSSVGSPVGSPAVPGPGDSPVAGDTGATAASHRAMKIAFRTGGVVGMFTVGLGLLGASCVVLVYAADAPKVLEGFGFGAALLAMFMRVGGGIFTKAADVGADLVGKVEQGIPEDDPRNAATIADNVGDNVGDCAGMAADLFESYAVTLVAALILGKAAFGDSGLAFPLLVPAIGVVTAMIGIFAVAPRRADRSGMTAINRGFFVSAVISLALVAVAVYTYLPSSYADLDGLGDPSISGRDGDPRVLALVAVAIGIVLAALIQQLTGYFTETGRRPVRDIGKTSLTGPATVILAGISVGLESAVYSAVLIALGVYGAFLLGGTSIMLALFAVALAGTGLLTTVGVIVAMDTFGPVSDNAQGIAEMSGDVEGAGAQVLTELDAVGNTTKAITKGIAIATAVLAASALFGSYRDAIGTAVEDVGAKSTEMNLSLDISQPNNLVGLILGAAVVFLFSGLAINAVSRSAGSVVYEVRRQFREHPGIMDYTEKPEYGRVVDICTKDALRELATPGLLAVMAPIAVGFALGVGALGSYLAGAIGAGTLMAVFLANSGGAWDNAKKLVEDGHHGGKGGEAHAATVIGDTVGDPFKDTAGPAINPLLKVMNLVALLIAPAVVKFSYGADASRPLRIGVAVLAALVIVAAVYVSKRRSVTVDGGADRSAKSTDPAVVS, encoded by the coding sequence ATGGCGGGGCCCTTCACCCCTGAACAGGTGGTCTTCACTCAGAATCTCGCGGTTGAGCTCACCGGCGGCAACCGCGTCCTCGTGATCGTCATCGCGGCCGTGGCCCTCGCGGCCCTCGTGGTGGCCGTGGTGTTGGTGCGGCAGGTGCTGGCGGCCGGAGAAGGCACCGAGAACATGAAGAGAATCGCCGCGGCTGTACAGGAAGGCGCGAATGCCTACCTGGCGCGGCAGTTGCGGACGCTCAGTGCGTTCGCCGTGATCGTGTTCTTCCTCCTCATGCTTCTCCCGGCGGACAACTGGTCGCAGCGTCTGGGGCGTTCGGCATTCTTTCTGGTCGGTGCGCTTTTCTCCGCGGCCACCGGCTATATCGGTATGTGGCTCGCGGTGCGCAGTAACGTGCGCGTGGCCGCCGCGGCGCGGGAGGCGGCGCTTTCCGCGGCCGCACCCCCCGCGGGTTCCTCCGTGGGTTCCCCTGTGGGTTCCCCCGCCGTCCCGGGGCCGGGGGACTCCCCGGTCGCCGGGGACACGGGTGCCACGGCCGCCTCCCACCGGGCCATGAAGATCGCGTTTCGTACGGGTGGCGTCGTCGGCATGTTCACCGTCGGCCTCGGTCTGCTCGGCGCCTCCTGCGTGGTGCTGGTCTACGCGGCTGACGCGCCCAAGGTGCTGGAGGGCTTCGGCTTCGGGGCGGCGCTGCTGGCCATGTTCATGCGGGTCGGCGGCGGCATCTTCACCAAGGCGGCCGACGTGGGCGCCGACCTGGTGGGCAAGGTGGAGCAGGGGATCCCCGAGGACGACCCGCGCAACGCCGCCACCATCGCCGACAACGTGGGCGACAACGTCGGCGACTGTGCGGGCATGGCGGCCGACCTCTTCGAGTCGTACGCCGTGACCCTGGTCGCCGCGCTGATCCTCGGCAAGGCGGCCTTCGGCGACTCCGGGCTCGCCTTCCCCCTCCTCGTGCCCGCGATCGGCGTGGTCACCGCCATGATCGGCATCTTCGCGGTGGCGCCGCGCCGGGCCGACCGGAGCGGGATGACCGCCATCAACCGGGGTTTCTTCGTCTCGGCCGTCATCTCCCTCGCGCTCGTCGCCGTGGCCGTCTACACCTACCTGCCGTCCAGCTACGCGGATCTGGACGGTCTCGGCGACCCGTCCATCAGCGGCCGCGACGGCGACCCGCGGGTGCTGGCGCTGGTCGCCGTCGCCATCGGCATCGTCCTGGCGGCGCTCATCCAGCAGCTCACGGGTTACTTCACGGAGACCGGCAGGCGGCCCGTGCGCGACATCGGCAAGACCTCGCTCACCGGTCCCGCGACCGTCATCCTCGCGGGCATCTCGGTGGGGCTGGAGTCGGCCGTCTACTCCGCCGTGCTGATCGCCCTCGGCGTCTACGGGGCGTTCCTGCTGGGCGGCACGTCCATCATGCTCGCGCTGTTCGCGGTGGCCCTGGCCGGCACCGGCCTGCTGACCACGGTGGGCGTCATCGTCGCGATGGACACCTTCGGCCCGGTCTCCGACAACGCCCAGGGCATCGCCGAGATGTCCGGGGACGTCGAGGGCGCCGGGGCGCAGGTGCTGACCGAGCTCGACGCGGTGGGCAACACCACCAAGGCCATCACCAAGGGCATCGCCATCGCCACGGCCGTCCTGGCCGCGTCCGCGCTCTTCGGCTCGTACCGGGACGCGATCGGGACGGCCGTCGAGGACGTGGGCGCGAAGTCGACCGAGATGAACCTGAGTCTGGACATCTCGCAGCCGAACAACCTGGTGGGCCTGATCCTCGGGGCGGCCGTCGTCTTCCTCTTCTCCGGACTGGCCATCAACGCGGTGTCGCGGTCGGCGGGTTCGGTGGTGTACGAGGTGCGGCGGCAGTTCCGTGAGCACCCGGGGATCATGGATTACACCGAGAAGCCGGAGTACGGCCGGGTCGTCGACATCTGTACCAAGGACGCGCTGCGGGAACTGGCCACTCCGGGGCTGCTCGCGGTCATGGCGCCGATCGCGGTCGGCTTCGCCCTGGGCGTCGGCGCGCTCGGCTCGTACCTGGCGGGCGCGATCGGCGCCGGCACGCTGATGGCCGTGTTCCTGGCCAACTCCGGTGGCGCCTGGGACAACGCCAAGAAGCTGGTGGAGGACGGGCACCACGGCGGCAAGGGCGGCGAGGCGCACGCCGCCACGGTCATCGGCGACACGGTCGGCGATCCGTTCAAGGACACCGCGGGACCGGCCATCAACCCGCTGCTCAAGGTGATGAACCTGGTGGCGCTGCTCATCGCGCCGGCGGTGGTGAAGTTCTCCTACGGAGCCGACGCGAGCAGGCCGCTGCGGATCGGTGTGGCGGTGCTGGCCGCGCTGGTGATCGTCGCCGCCGTGTACGTGTCCAAGCGGCGCAGTGTCACCGTCGACGGCGGTGCCGACCGGTCGGCCAAGTCGACCGATCCGGCGGTGGTGTCCTGA
- a CDS encoding small secreted protein, with translation MNKKLLAALSGGAALVLALTGCGGGGEDKGKKLDDWAKKVCDTMQPQVKKIQQANASITSVRTEEDSKKVQRTDSAAFQANVDAYNALAQSVQNAGAPPVDDGKTNQEDAVKALKDLSASYKTLKTKVDALDTSDRAKFSEGLKNMAADLGKLSGKSGDALKKFQSGDAGQAMAKQESCKIPAATPPAQV, from the coding sequence GTGAACAAGAAGCTTTTGGCCGCACTGTCCGGCGGTGCGGCGCTCGTCCTGGCGCTGACGGGATGCGGTGGCGGCGGCGAGGACAAGGGCAAGAAGCTCGACGACTGGGCCAAGAAGGTCTGCGACACGATGCAGCCCCAGGTCAAGAAGATCCAGCAGGCCAACGCCTCGATCACCTCCGTGCGCACGGAGGAGGACTCGAAGAAGGTCCAGCGGACGGACTCGGCCGCCTTCCAGGCCAACGTCGACGCGTACAACGCCCTCGCCCAGTCCGTGCAGAACGCGGGCGCGCCGCCCGTCGACGACGGAAAGACCAACCAGGAGGACGCCGTCAAGGCGCTCAAGGACCTCTCCGCGTCGTACAAGACCCTGAAGACGAAGGTCGACGCGCTCGACACGTCCGACCGGGCCAAGTTCTCCGAGGGCCTCAAGAACATGGCCGCGGACCTCGGCAAGCTGAGCGGCAAGAGTGGTGACGCGCTCAAGAAGTTCCAGTCGGGCGACGCCGGTCAGGCGATGGCGAAGCAGGAGTCCTGCAAGATCCCGGCGGCCACGCCGCCCGCGCAGGTCTGA
- a CDS encoding DUF4244 domain-containing protein, whose product MTTAEYAVGTLAACALAAVLYKVVTSGAVSAALQALIEKGLHAAF is encoded by the coding sequence ATGACGACGGCCGAGTACGCGGTGGGCACGCTCGCGGCGTGCGCGCTGGCGGCGGTGCTCTACAAGGTGGTCACCAGCGGCGCCGTGAGCGCGGCGCTGCAGGCCCTGATCGAAAAGGGGCTTCATGCGGCGTTCTGA
- a CDS encoding ATP-binding protein, translated as MATVELLFSALPEHVRTARLVAAAVARRAGVDEAVLDEVRLAVGEACSRAVGLHRNGGISSPVRVRLTEDEKKFSIEVGDDAPHPVVTEVVVGGTTVTTAEHDDAGSEGEDDMGLAVISGLVDDVEVSADENGGVIRMSWPTASAAVLP; from the coding sequence ATGGCCACCGTCGAACTGCTCTTCAGTGCCCTTCCCGAGCACGTCCGCACCGCCCGCCTGGTGGCGGCGGCGGTGGCGCGTCGGGCGGGTGTCGACGAGGCCGTGCTGGACGAGGTGCGGCTGGCCGTGGGCGAAGCCTGCTCGCGCGCCGTCGGCCTGCACAGGAACGGTGGCATTTCCTCCCCGGTCCGGGTCCGGCTCACGGAGGACGAGAAGAAGTTCTCCATCGAGGTGGGCGACGACGCGCCGCACCCGGTCGTCACCGAGGTCGTGGTGGGCGGCACCACGGTGACGACGGCCGAGCACGACGACGCGGGCTCCGAGGGCGAGGACGACATGGGCCTCGCCGTCATCAGCGGCCTGGTCGACGACGTCGAGGTGTCCGCCGACGAGAACGGCGGCGTCATCCGGATGAGCTGGCCGACGGCCTCGGCGGCCGTCCTGCCGTAG
- a CDS encoding DEAD/DEAH box helicase, which translates to MAFNHLPAGAHDALTPLSVTPVTHSMSMAHDQLPPEAGVHPTPRAVLDRLAAGAGRAARITHTEHLPPRPGRHAPWPEKIRPEVTDAIRTAGIARPWAHQALMAEHALRGESAVVATGTASGKSLAYLAPVLSTLLDGSEAPNGRGATALYLAPTKALAADQRRAVRELAAPLGKAIRPAVYDGDTPFEEREWVRQYANYALTNPDMLHRSILPSHPRWASFLRALRYVVVDECHTYRGVFGSHVAQVLRRLRRLCARYGSEPVFLLASATASEPAAAATRLTGVPVVEITDDASPRGELVFALWEPPLTELHGERGAPVRRTATAETADLLTDLAVQGVRTVAFVRSRRGAELIALIAQERLAAVDRSLPSRVAAYRGGYLPEERRAIERALHTGELLGLSATTALELGVDVAGLDAVVLSGYPGTRASVWQQAGRAGRRGQGALAVLVARDDPLDTYLVHHPDALFRQPVEATVLDPDNPYVLTPHLCAAAEELPLTEADLSLFGPETRSLLTRLELRKLLRRRGSAWHWTRRERAADLTGIRGEDGRPVQVVEEGTGRLLGTVDASAAHTTVHEGAVHLHQGRSYLVRHLDLDDSVALVEEADPPYSTTARDTTAISILETSREVPWGDARLCFGSVEVTNQVVSFLRRRLITNEILGESKLDLPPRTLRTRAVWWTVTEDQLDDARIPQEALGGALHAAEHASIGMLPLFATCDRWDIGGVSVPLHPDTLLPTVFVYDGHPGGAGFAERAFHTAARWLAATREAIAACECDTGCPSCIQSPKCGNGNDPLDKRAAIRLLTRLLADAPRPVDDPPAEAGQQP; encoded by the coding sequence ATGGCATTCAATCACTTACCGGCAGGCGCGCACGACGCCTTGACGCCATTGTCCGTCACGCCAGTGACACACTCGATGTCGATGGCCCACGATCAACTCCCGCCGGAGGCGGGCGTACATCCCACTCCCCGGGCGGTCCTCGACCGACTCGCCGCCGGGGCAGGCCGGGCTGCACGCATCACTCATACGGAGCACTTGCCCCCTCGTCCCGGACGTCATGCCCCCTGGCCCGAGAAGATCCGGCCGGAAGTGACCGACGCCATCCGGACCGCCGGCATCGCCCGGCCGTGGGCGCACCAGGCGCTCATGGCCGAGCACGCGCTGCGCGGCGAATCGGCCGTGGTGGCCACCGGTACCGCCTCCGGGAAGTCCCTCGCGTACCTGGCGCCCGTCCTGAGCACCCTGCTGGACGGCTCCGAGGCCCCCAACGGCCGCGGCGCCACCGCCCTCTACCTGGCGCCCACCAAGGCGCTCGCCGCCGACCAGCGGCGTGCCGTACGGGAGCTCGCCGCGCCGCTCGGCAAGGCCATCCGGCCCGCCGTCTACGACGGGGACACCCCGTTCGAGGAACGGGAGTGGGTGCGGCAGTACGCCAACTACGCGCTCACCAATCCCGACATGCTCCACCGCTCGATCCTGCCCTCGCACCCCCGATGGGCCTCCTTCCTGCGCGCCCTGCGCTATGTCGTCGTCGACGAGTGCCACACCTACCGCGGCGTCTTCGGCTCCCACGTCGCCCAGGTGCTGCGCCGGCTGCGCCGGCTCTGCGCCCGCTACGGCTCCGAACCCGTCTTCCTGCTCGCCTCCGCCACCGCCTCGGAACCGGCCGCCGCGGCGACCCGCCTCACGGGGGTGCCGGTGGTGGAGATCACCGACGACGCCTCCCCGCGCGGCGAACTCGTCTTCGCCCTCTGGGAGCCGCCGCTCACCGAGCTCCACGGCGAACGGGGCGCCCCCGTCCGCCGCACCGCCACCGCCGAGACCGCCGACCTTCTCACCGACCTCGCCGTGCAGGGCGTCCGCACCGTCGCCTTCGTCCGCTCCCGGCGCGGCGCCGAACTGATCGCCCTCATAGCCCAGGAACGCCTGGCGGCCGTCGACCGCTCCCTCCCCTCCCGTGTCGCCGCCTACCGCGGCGGCTACCTGCCCGAGGAACGCCGCGCCATCGAGCGCGCCCTCCACACCGGCGAACTGCTCGGCCTGTCCGCCACCACCGCCCTGGAGCTCGGCGTGGACGTCGCCGGCCTCGACGCCGTCGTCCTCTCCGGCTACCCCGGCACCCGCGCCTCGGTGTGGCAGCAGGCGGGCCGCGCGGGCCGCCGGGGCCAGGGCGCCCTCGCCGTGCTCGTCGCCCGTGACGACCCGCTGGACACCTACCTCGTGCACCACCCGGACGCCCTCTTCCGGCAGCCCGTGGAGGCCACCGTCCTCGACCCGGACAACCCCTACGTCCTGACGCCGCACCTGTGCGCGGCGGCCGAGGAACTGCCGCTCACCGAGGCCGACCTGTCACTCTTCGGCCCGGAGACGCGGAGCCTGCTCACCCGGCTGGAACTCCGCAAGCTGCTGCGCCGCCGCGGCTCCGCCTGGCACTGGACCCGCCGGGAACGCGCCGCCGACCTCACCGGCATCCGCGGCGAGGACGGGCGGCCCGTCCAGGTCGTCGAGGAGGGCACCGGACGGCTGCTGGGCACCGTGGACGCCTCCGCCGCGCACACCACCGTCCACGAAGGCGCGGTCCACCTCCACCAGGGCCGCAGCTACCTCGTCCGCCACCTGGATCTCGACGACTCCGTCGCCCTGGTCGAGGAGGCCGACCCGCCCTACTCGACGACCGCCCGCGACACCACCGCCATCTCCATCCTGGAGACCAGCCGGGAGGTCCCCTGGGGTGACGCACGGCTCTGCTTCGGCTCGGTCGAGGTCACCAACCAGGTCGTCTCCTTCCTCCGGCGCCGGCTCATCACCAACGAGATCCTCGGCGAGTCCAAGCTGGACCTGCCACCGCGCACCCTGCGCACCCGAGCCGTGTGGTGGACGGTCACCGAGGACCAGCTCGACGACGCCCGCATCCCGCAGGAGGCCCTCGGCGGGGCCCTGCACGCCGCGGAGCACGCCTCCATCGGCATGCTGCCGCTCTTCGCCACCTGCGACCGCTGGGACATCGGGGGCGTCTCCGTGCCCCTCCATCCCGACACGCTCCTGCCCACCGTCTTCGTCTACGACGGCCACCCGGGAGGCGCCGGCTTCGCCGAACGCGCCTTCCACACGGCCGCGCGCTGGCTCGCCGCCACCCGTGAGGCCATCGCCGCCTGCGAGTGCGACACCGGCTGCCCGTCCTGCATCCAGTCGCCCAAGTGCGGCAACGGCAACGACCCCCTCGACAAGCGGGCCGCGATCCGCCTCCTCACCCGCCTGCTGGCCGACGCGCCGCGACCGGTGGACGACCCGCCGGCGGAGGCCGGGCAGCAGCCCTGA
- a CDS encoding type II secretion system F family protein, producing MKAQGALVPPVFAVALLLCAALMAWQLARRGQELRRARVILAGGGGPLGPWAPALSARIRAGTDRVAETARRRRELLCLPAGCLIGWWGDSLLPPLAALVAVPLVRRRLDARARRRARERRSEAVIELCGAVAGELRAGRQPGEAVRAFDGEALGPAWAAVPAAARFGGDVPAALREAGRQQGAEGLAGVAACWQVAVDGGAALAAGLERVGHALSVERDQREELAAQLAGTRSTAVMLALLPAVALAMGTALGAEPLRVLLHTPAGLGCLALGGLLEAAGLAWTRRIVRAAAGGGEGT from the coding sequence ATGAAGGCGCAAGGCGCACTTGTCCCGCCGGTGTTCGCCGTCGCCCTGCTTCTCTGCGCCGCCCTGATGGCCTGGCAACTGGCACGGCGCGGCCAGGAACTCCGGCGCGCCAGGGTCATCCTGGCCGGAGGAGGCGGCCCCTTGGGGCCCTGGGCCCCCGCCCTGTCGGCGCGGATCCGCGCGGGGACCGACCGAGTCGCGGAAACGGCGCGACGGCGACGGGAGTTGCTCTGTCTGCCGGCGGGGTGCTTGATCGGTTGGTGGGGCGACTCGCTTCTTCCACCGCTCGCCGCGCTGGTGGCCGTGCCGCTGGTGAGACGCCGGCTGGACGCCCGGGCGCGCCGGCGCGCCCGTGAGCGGCGTTCCGAGGCGGTGATCGAGCTGTGCGGGGCCGTCGCGGGCGAGCTGCGGGCGGGCCGCCAGCCCGGTGAGGCGGTGCGGGCCTTCGACGGCGAGGCGCTCGGGCCGGCCTGGGCCGCGGTACCGGCCGCCGCGCGCTTCGGCGGTGACGTCCCCGCCGCGCTGCGGGAGGCGGGGCGGCAGCAGGGCGCCGAAGGGCTGGCCGGGGTGGCCGCCTGTTGGCAGGTCGCGGTCGACGGGGGTGCGGCGCTCGCGGCCGGCCTCGAACGGGTCGGGCACGCCCTCTCCGTCGAGCGCGACCAGCGGGAGGAGCTCGCGGCGCAGTTGGCGGGCACCAGGTCCACCGCCGTGATGCTCGCCCTGCTGCCCGCCGTCGCCCTGGCCATGGGAACGGCCCTCGGCGCCGAGCCCTTGAGGGTTCTGCTGCACACACCGGCCGGCCTCGGCTGCCTCGCCCTCGGCGGGCTGCTCGAAGCAGCGGGTCTGGCCTGGACACGGCGCATCGTGCGTGCCGCGGCCGGGGGAGGGGAGGGCACATGA